The genomic DNA CCTGCTCGCTGCCTGGGGCCGCACCCGCGCCGCCGCCGTCCTGGGCGCCGTCCTGCACGCCCTGCGCGCCCTCGCCGACCGCGACTGCCCGCCCGGGACTCAGCACCCCACGTACTCCGTCCCCGCCGCCGGCAGCAGCCCGACCCGCTTCCTGCTGGACGGCGCGCTGCGCCTCCTGCTGCCGGCCCTCGCCGCGCCCGCATCGGTCGCCTGGGAGGAGCTGGACAGCGCCCGGCAGCGCTCGATGTGGAGCGTGCTGGACGAGTGGTTCCACCGCGACACCACCCTGACGGTCCGCCGGCTCGACGGCACCGACTGGCAGCTCGCCGAGGTCACCGACACCACCGGGGAGCTGCGCGCCGCCGCCTGGGGGGACAACCGCTCCGCCGCACTGGAGGCCGCCCTGACCGCCGCCGTCGCCCAGGCCCAGGCCGACCCGGAGACCCGCGCCCGGCTCGCCGCCGCCGGACCGGCCACCCCTGCCGAGGAGCTCACCGGCGCCCAGGCCGAGGCCGCACTCATGCAGCTCACCGCCCGGCTCGCCGCGCACGGCCACACACTGCGCGCCGTGGTCCGCACCCACGACCCGGTGCTCGGCCCGCTGCCCACCACCGCCGGACGGGTGTGGTGCGCATGACCACCGCCCTGCGCCCGGCGCCCCTGCTCGGCCCCGGACTGCCGGCCTCCTGGCCCTGGCAGCGCTGGGCCGACGCCCTCGGCCCCGGCATCCTGCTCGCCGCCCGCTCCGGCCACGACGCCGACTGGGAGCGTGCCGCCCTCGACCGGGCCCGCGCCGAGGACCGCGCCCTGCTCTCCCTCCGGCTCACCGCCCAGGAGATCCTGATCGGCCCGCTGTGGACGCCCAGCACCGACCGCGGCTGCGCGGGCTGCGCCGAACGAGCCGACCGGGCCCGCCGGTTGGAGCCCGAGCAGCGGTTCGTCCGGCAGCGCGCCGACCGCGAGACATCCCCGCACCGCCCGGCCGCCGCCACCCGCGAAGCCCGCGCCCTACCGCCCTGGCTGGCCGCCACCGTCGAGACCCTGCTGGCCAACCTCGCCGCCCGCGACGCCGAACCCGGCACGGCCACCGCCGTCACCGCCGACGGCCGGACCAGCCGCCACCGGGTCGCCCGCGACCACGGCTGTACCGTCTGCGGCGACCCCCCACCCGCGTTGCTCGCCGACACCGCACCGCCGCCCGCCCGGCCCACAGCGCCCCGGCCGACCCCCGCCCGGCTGCCGCTGCGCGGTCCGGTCGCCCCGTTCGACCTCGACCCGGCCCGGATGCGCGCCTCGCTCGCCGACCCGCGCTTCGGCCCGATCACCCGCACCACCCGGCACGCCGCCGGTACGTACCCGATCACCGAGACCGAACTGCTCGCCGGCACCCCCGCCGGTATGGGCCGCGCCGGATCCTTCCGCGAGGCCGAGGCGATCTCCGTCCTGGAGGCGTACGAGCGCACCGCCGGGTACCCGCACCACACCCCGCTGCTGCCTGGCCGCACCTACCGCGAACTCGGCGGCCCGGCCCTCGACCCGGCGACCCTCGGCCACCACACCGAGGCCCAACTCGCCTCCCCGCACAGCCGGCTGCGCCGCTGGACCCCGGACACCCGGCTGGACTGGGTCTGGTCCCACCCGCTCGACGGCGGGGCGCCCCGGCTCGTCCCCGCCGAGATCGGCTTCTTCCGCTACCGGTACGACCTGCGCCCGTACGGCGAGGGATCGGACGCCGGCCGCAACTGCTTCCTGGAGTCCTCCAGCGGCAGCGCCCTCGGCTCCGGCTACGAGGAAGCCGCACTGCACGCCCTGCTCGAACTCGCCGAGCGCGACGCCTTCCTGCTCGCCTGGCACCGCGCCCGGCCACTGCCCGCACTCGACCCGGCGGCCATCCGCGACCCCGCCAGCCGGATGATGCTCCGGCTCGCCGACGAGCACGGCTACGACGTCCACCTGCTGGTCATCACCGACCAGTTGGCACTGCCCACGGTATGGGCGCTGGCCGTCAACCGCCGCCGCGCACTGCCCGCCAGCTTCAGCACCGCCGGCTGCCACCCCGACCCGGAGCAGGCCGTCCGCGCCGCGCTGTGGGAGCTCACCCAGATGGTCAGCGGCGGCCTGGCCTGGGATCCCGACGAGTACCAACACACCGTCGACGACCCGTGGTCCATCCAGACCATCGCCGAGCACTGGCGGCGCTACACCTTCCCCGAGCTGCTCCCCCGCGTGGAGCGCGTCCTCGGCGGGCCGACCACCACCCCCGCCGAGGCGTTCCCGGACTGGCCGCACGCCCTGGTACGGGCCGCCCGAGGCGACGTCCGCGGCGCCCTCGACCACGTCGCCGGGCTCTACGACGCCGCCGGGCTGCGGCAGATCCTGATCGTCGACCAGTCCACCCCCGAGCAAACCGCGCACGGCATGACCGCCGTCAAGGCCGTGGTCCCCGGCATCGTCCCCATGTGCTTCGGCCACGCCCAACAGCGCCTCGCCGGACTGCCTCGCCTGCTCGACACCCTGGACGCCGACGAACGCGACCTGCCCTTCGACCCCCACCCCTTCCCGTGACCGCCCACCCGGCCGCCGCCCCCACCAACGGCTCTGCGGCCAGCCCCGCAGCCGGCCCGACCGCCCACGCGGCATCCAGCCCGGTGCCCGGCCCGGCGGCCGGCCCAGCTCTCAGCCCGGGTCTCCGCCGCGCCGCCAGCCCGTCGGCAGTCCCTGCAGTCGGCCCGGCCGTCAGCCCGGCCGAGGCGCTCGCGTTCAGCTACCGGCAGGGGCCGGGCAAGCGGCTGCTCGGCGAGCAGCGTGCCATCGACGACGCCGCCCCGACCACCGCGTTCCAGCCGCCCCCGGACGCGCGCGGCAGCACCGGCACGCCACTGCCCGGCGACCTGTACGAGCTCCTCGCCGCCACCCCCTTCCCGGAGCCGCTGCACCACCCCGCCGACCCGCTGGGCACGGCGCTGGCCACCGCCTTCGGCCTGCAGCGGCGCGAGCCCGATCACCAGTTCCCCGACCATCGGGCCACCGCCTCCGGCCGGGCCCGCCACCCCGTGCACGTCCTGCTCGGCGGCCCGGGCGGCATCCGCCGCTACCTCGACCCGTACCGCCGGGCCCTGGTCGACCTCACCTCGCCGCCGCCCGGCCAGTCGGCCGACAACCGTATCCGGCTGGTGCTCGCCGCGCGCTACTCCGATCTGCCCGCCGGGTACGGCAGTCTGCGGTTCGCGGTCTGCGAGGCGGAGCTCGGCGTCAATCTGCGGGCGTGGGCGGTCACCGCCGAGGCCTTCGGCGTCCCCGGCCGCATCGAGGCCGACTCCAGGCCCGCCAAGCAGCTGCTCGCCGACGCTGGGCCGGGCCGCTGGAGTGCCCCGCTGTCCGTCGCACTGACCGCCCACCGGCTCGGACCCGCTCACCCACTGCCCGGGACGCCGCCCGCGCCCGCCGACCCCGCCCGGTTCACCACCGACGACCCGGACGCCGAGGACTGCCGGGCCCTCAGCCGCTGCCGGACCAGCTCGCCCACCGGTCCGCTGACCGGCATCCCGGCGCACGCCACCGCCCCCGGTCCCAGCTGGGCCGACGTCCTGTGGCGGCGCTCCGCGGGCCGGGTGCCTGGCCGCCGGTACGGTTTCGCCCTGCGCCCGGCGCCCGTCGCCGAACCCGCCCTGCGCGACCTGCTGGCCTGGGCGGCGGTCCCGCCGCCGGACACCCTGCTGGCGCGCATCGCCGAGCGGATCCGCCGTACCGTCGTCCTCCAGGGCGTCGCCGGCCTCCCCGACGGCGCCTACCGCCTGACCGACGGCCGGCTCACCGCCCACCGGCCCGGCCCCGGCCTGCCCGCCCGCCTCGAACCCGGCTTCGGCCGGCCCGACGGCCCGGACACCGGCATCGCCCTGCGGCACGCCTCGGTGCTGTACGTCCACAGCGCCGAACCCGCCGCCCTGGTCGAGGAGTTCGGCCCCGCCGCACCTGCTCTCACCGCGCAGTGGTGCGGCTGGGCCGCGCACGGCCTGTGCCTGGCCGCCGCCGCCCACGGCCTGGTCGCCCGGCCGGCCCGCTCCTACGACGAACACCACCTGCAGCCCCTGCTGGGGCTCGACCGCAAGGAGGTCCCGGTCTTCATGACTGTCTGCGGCACCCCCCGGTACACCGGGCCGCTCTGGGACCTGCGCGGATGAGCGCCGAACTGCGCTGGCACAGCTGGCACCTGCACGTCCCGACCGCCGACCCGGCGGTGCTGGACCGGGTCCTGCTGGCATGCGTCCCCGGCGCCCTCCGGATGGCCGGACCGTCCGCCGACGGCACGCCCCGCCCCTGGTTCTACCTCCGCTACTGGCAGCGCGGCCCCCACCTGCGCCTGCGCATAGCCGATCTGACTGAAAATCAGGCAGACGACGTGGAGGCAGAACTGGCGCGCAGCCTGGCCGAGGTCGAGAACGCCCTGCCCGTCGAAGGCCGCCTCACCGCGGCCGGCTACGCCGAGCTGGCCGCCCCGCTCGCCGCGCTCGGCGAGTACGGCTCCAGCCTCCCGGCCGGCGAGCTGCTCACCCCAGGTGTCCACCGCGCCGCGTACGAGCCGGAGGTGGAGCGCTACGGCGGGCCGGACGCGATGGCTGCCGCCGAGCAGCTGTTCCACGTCTCCAGTGTGGTCTGCCTGCGAGCCTGCGCCGCCCGAGCAGGGCAGGCCGGGCGCGGCCGGACCCTGCTGGACGGGCTCGAACTGCTCGCCGCGGCGCTGCCTGCCTGGCCCGACCAGGAGGAGTTCCTGCACGCCAACACTGCAGGCTGGCGCGCCCTGCTCAACACCACGCCGCCCGACCCGGCCGCCCTCCAGGCCAAGGCCGAGGCACTGCTGCCGTGCGCCCCGGCGCTGCGGCGGCTCGCCGCCGGGGAGTCGGGCCGCTGGTCGCCGTTCACCCGGCGGCTCGCCGTGGCTACCGCCGCCCTCGCCGCCGACCTCGGCCCGGGGCGGGCCCGCCAGATCCTCGCCTCGCACCTGCACATGGCCCACAACCGGCTCGGCCTGGGCCTCGCCACGGAGGCGCAGCTCGCCATGATTTTGCTTTCCCTTGGGGTAGTTGACTGTACGTCAGGCCTGCCCGGAGCCGTCGCCCGAACCTAGACTTTCCCCGCCGTACCCGGAGGCGTCCGGGGCCGGTCGCACCGCAGGGGCCGGCCTACCCGCCGGAGCAGCAGCACGTGAAACACGGGGATGCCCACAAGGCAGAAAGGTGTCACATGACCCTGTACTCCAGTGGAATCGTGCAGCCGACACCAATCACGGCTGCCCGAACCTCCACGACGGTCCGCGCGGCGGCGGACCGGTTCGCCCAGTACGAGAGCGCCACCGGTAGACGCGCGGTCAGCGCCACCCTCGCCGACCTGCTGCGCAGCGCCCGGACCGCGGTGATCTGGCAGCGCAGTCCGGGTGCGGCGGCTCTCGACCTGTGGGACTTCGCGCTCGCCTGGCACGACTTCGACCGCCGCGCCCTGTTCGACCCGGAGGCTCTGGACAGCTGCCGGGAGCTGCTCGGTGGCCATCCGCTCGCCGAACACGTCCGGGTCGCCGAGACCGGCGGCGAACTCGACCGGCAGCTCGACGCGGTCCTGGTGGTGGATCGACGGGTCGCCGCGATGCTGCCCCGCACCCCCGAGAACGACCCGCCCACCCTGGTGATCGGGGACGCCGTGGTGGCCGAGGCCGTCGCGGCCGCTTTCGACCTGGTCTGGCCGTCCGCCCGCTGTCTGCGGCCCGCCAACCCGATCGACGAGATGCTGGAGAGCAACCTGAAGCGCGAGATCATCCGCCGGCTGGCGGAGGGCGAGAAGGACGAGGCCATCGCCCGCAGCCTGAACGTGTCCCTGCGCACCTGTCGCCGCCACATCGCGGACATCATGAGCGCCACCGACGCGGTCAGCCGCTTCCAGGCGGGCTTCCGGATCGGCCAGGACACCCGGGTGGTGGCGTGGTGAGCAGCGCACCCGGCGGGGCCATGAGCGGTCTCCGCCTGGACGACGTCGCCAAGACCTTCGGCGAGGTCCGCGCCGTCGACGGGATCAGCCTCGACCTGAAGCCCGGCGAGGTCACCGCCCTGCTCGGCCCGAACGGCGCGGGCAAGACGACGGTGATGGACCTGATCCTCGGCCTGCAGACCCCCGACCGGGGCACCGTCACCGTCCTCGGCGGCACCCCGGCCGAGGCCGCCGCCCGCGGCGAGGTCGGCGCCGTCCTCCAGGACGGCGGCCTGCTGCACGACCTCACCGTCACCGAGACGCTGCGCTACTTCGCCTCGCTGCACCACGACCCGCTGCCGCTCGGCGAGGCCCTCGACCTGGCCGGCCTGCGGGCGGTCGCCCGCCGCCGGGTCGGCGCCTGCTCGGGCGGCGAACGGCGCCGGCTGCACTTCGCGCTGGCGCTGCTCGGCCGCCCCCGCCTGCTGGTCCTCGACGAGCCCACCGCCGGTCTGGACGTCACCGGCCGCCGCCAGTTCTGGGACGCCGTCGGCCGGATCCCGAGCCGGCCCACCGTCCTGTTCGCCACCCACCACCTCGACGAGGCCGAGCAGTATGCGGAGCGCGTGGTGGTGATGGCCGCCGGCCGGATCGCCGCCGACGGCACCCCGGCCGAGATCCGCGGCCACGCCGCCGGGCGGGTGGTTAGCGCCCACTGGCCGGACGCCGACCTGGCCGCCCTGCGCGCGCTGCCGTCCGTCGACCGGGTCGAGCAGCGCGGCCCCACCGTCACCGTCCACACCCAGGACTCCGACCTGGTGGTGCGCCACCTCGCCGGTACGGCGGCCCGCGAGATCGAGGTGAGCTCCTCCGGGCTGGAGGAGGCCTTCCTCGCCCTGGCAGCGGCCGTCCCGCCGTCGCCCGCTGCCGTCCCGCCGTCCACCCGCACCCAGGACTGAGAGGCCTCCGTGTCCCTGCCGCTCCCCGTCGGCTCGCCGCTGCGCGGCTGCAACCGGACCGTCCTCGCCCTGGAGATCCGCCGGGTCCTGCGCAACGTGCGCACGGTGGTGCTGGTGATCGCGATGCCGACGTCCTTCTTCCTGCTCTACGGGCTGCCCAGCCGGGCGTCCGGCGGGCGACCGCTGGCCCAGGTGATGGTCTCGATGGCCGCGTACGGCGCGATGGTCGGCGCGGCCGGCTGCGGCGCCGGCATCGCGGTCGAGCGGGCCCTCGGCTGGCAGCGACAGCTGCGGCTCACCCCGATGCGTCCGCTCGGCCAGGTCGCGGTCAAGGCGATCACCGCGATGGTGCTCGGACTCGTGTCGGTGGCAGCCCAGTTCGCGCTCGGCGCGGCCTTCGGCGTGCGGCTCGGCTGGGACGAGTGGCTGCTCGCCGCCGCCGCGGCCTGGCTGCCCTCACTGCTGTTCGCGGTCCTCGGCCTGCTGTGCGGGTTGCTGCTGCCCTCCGAGAACGTGATGCAGCTGGCCGGCCCCGGCCTCGCCCTGCTCGCGGTCTTCGGCGGCCTGTTCATCCCGCTGGAGGTGCTGCCCCAAGTCCTGCGCGATCTGGCGCCGTTCACCCCGGCGTACGGCTCGGGCGCGCTCGCCCGGGCCGCGGTCTCCGGCGGCGAAGTCCTGGTGCCGGTGGCGGGCCTGGCCACCTGGACGGTCCTGTTCGGGGCCCTCGCGGTGTGGCGGCTGCGCCGCGACATCCGCCGCGTCTGACGCCGCCTCCCCCGCCTCGGGCCGACCGCATCCCCGGCCGGCCCGACCACACCGAGCCCTCTGCCTCACCCATCCGACGGCGGCTCAGAACACCGGCTCGCCGCTCTCCCAGAGCATCGCCGCCAGGTGGTGCGCGACCTGCGCGGTCGGCCGCTCGGTCACCTGCAGCACGTCGCCCGGACCGCCGGGCGCCTCCCGGGCCGCGCCCAGCAGGACCACCGCGTCGGCCAGCAGCATCGACGGCACGAGGCCGGGCACCGTCCGGACGGTCACGCCCGCCCGGTGCAGGTCGTCCAGCGCCGCCCACTCCGCGGCCCGTTCCGGACGCCACGGCCGCTTGCCGCCGATCAGCAGCCGCACGTCCCTGCCCCGCCGGGCGCTCTCGGCGAGCGCCGCGATCAGCAGCCCGAGCCAGCAGCGGGGGCCGGGCGCGCTGTCCGCCGCCTCCACCAGCAGCACCCGCTGCCGGGCCTGCAGGACGGCCGCGTTCACCTGATGGGCCGCCAGCTCGTCGCCGTCGGGCCTGCGTTGCTCGACTCCACCGAACGCCGTCCCCAGCGACCGGGCCCAGCTGTAGGTGGCCTCGACAAGCTCTCCACTCTGATCGGGCGAGATCACGGAACCCCCTCTGCTTCCGGTGGAGGTCTCCACGAGTCCTCCACCGGAATTATGCAGAGCCGAAGCGCTCATATGAACGAATGTCGGGGATTGTGACTCGTCGAGCGGCAAGTGCCGAATAGTGACATGTACACACAACCAGCCGGGTATGCCCTTATTCCTCCGGATATACAGCTCTTGCGACTGCGCGCGCCCCGCCAGCCGCAGCCGAGAAGCCCCGGTCCGCCGGACGCTCCGACGCCCTGCCGATTCCCCCGCCGGGGCCGCCTCAAAAGCTCATCGCCCGGCCATGACCGCATGGTAAGAAACCTCAAATCGGGAGGGTTCAGGGAATTCGATGAGTTCAGGAACCGGGATCAACCGAGCGTATCTCGACCGTCCCGCCGGGCTTGAGCCGCTGCCACTGGTTCTGCAGGTGGTAGGTGGGCATGGGCCTGGCCACGTCGCGGGGATGCCGCAGGAGGTACCCGTCGACCGTGCCGAAGGTGTCGGCATACGCCTCGATCGATCGCCGGACCCGGGCGGGCAGCGGCACGTCCCGGTACTCCCCGGCCTTGCGGTGCTTCAACGGGGCGTAGCGGCCGGTGGTCTGGTTGACCTGTTCGGTGATGCGGTAGACGTCGTCGGCGACGATGTTGTTGACGTTCACCGCGAGGGCTTCGCCGTTGCGCAGGCCGGAGCCGCTCATCAGGTCGGCGACCAGCTGGAGCACCTCGTCGCCCGCGCCCCTGAGCGCGGCGAGCTGCTCCGGGGAGGGGATGACCGCGCGCTTGGGGTCGTACTGCGGCGGGACCACGCCCTCGACCGGGTTCTCGTCGTAGATTCCCAGGCGGTGTGCGTCCAGCAGGATGGCGCGGAGCTTGTCGAAGACGTTCGACTGGGTGGCCAGGCCGACGCCGTTGCGCTCCATGTCCATGATGAACGCGTCGACGGCCTTGTGGTCGAAGGTGCCCATCCGCCGGCTCGCGAACGCCGGCAGCAGGTGGTGCTCGAGCAGCGAGTCGAGGTGGCGCACCGAGGCCGGCCCCAGGCCGCGCTGCGAGGTCCGCCACTCCGCCGCGTACTCGCGGAACTGCATCGGGCTGTACTTCTGGATCCGGTCGATCCGGTGCTGCCCGTGCGGGTTGTGCTTGCGTTCCTGGTAGACCTCGGCGAGCCGGGCCTTCGCCTTGCCCTGGGTCGTGAAGCCGACTCCTCGGTCTGCCGCTCGGCCGCGTTGCGGTACCGGATCCTGTACTCGTGCGGGCACCGCGGCCACCGGCTCTCGGGGTGCTCGCACTCCTTGAAGAAGCTGCCCATGCCACGGATGAGGTTGATCGGCGCCACTGGTACTGACCTCCGGGTCGCTTGCTGACCGTTTGCTGACCCCGGATGATCGGCCATGCCCCTGAGCACCGACTGACAGCAGCACAGCGGCCGGCTCGGCCAGGTCCACGACGGCTACCCGGGCGAGCGTCTGCCCGCTCCGGAGCTGCCGAACGTCGCACTGAAGCCGCGCGGAAACCGTCACTGACCTGCTCGTTCAATAGCCCGGGAAGAGGCGACGACGGCCACCAGCCGTGGAACCGCCCCCGTTGCGGACACCGGCGTACGGTGTCAGGAGAGCCCTCGGCCGAGGTCGGGCTGCTCACCGAAGGCGCCTCGCCCGGTTCGCTTCCCCGCACGTGTCCTGCGGCGTACGAGCAGATCGAGGCCGGCCTCCCGGCACGCTGCCGCACGACGGCGCTCGGGGCGCGGGCACCGGCCGGGTCGCACAGAATGGGGCGCAGGGGGTCGTGGTGTTGGGAGGTGGGAGGCATGCAGCTGCCGCCCCCGCGTGGAGGGCCTTTCGGGTCCGTGTTCGACGAGATCGCGACGGCCGTGGTCGACCGTGGGGGTACGGTGCGGCACTGGTCGCGCACGGCCGAGGTCCTGGTGGGCCTGACAGCTGCGGAGGTCTGCGGGCAGCCGATCGGGGACCTGCTGGTCGACGTTTCCGCGTTCGCCGCGCCCGACGTCGAGGAACCGCCGCTGCCGCGTGCCGGGTGGGCGGCGCTGCGGCAGCGCTCCGGTGGCGCGATCGAAGTCGCCTTCCAGGCGGTTCCGCTGCCGGACTCCTCGCTCCTGGTCCTCGCCTGCCCCGTGCACAGTGTGGTCGACTGGGAGCAGGGCGCCGCGCTGTTGCGTGCACTGCTCGCCCAGGACCTGATCGGTATCGGCATCCACGGCACGGACCTGGCCGTCGTGCGGACCAACATCACACCCCAGGCGTTCGGCGGACCCGGCCTTCCGATCGGCAGCCGACTGGCGGAAGTGATGTCCGCGCGCGACGCGGCGGAGACCGAGGCGACGCTCCGGCAGGTCCTCGATTCGGGCGTGCCGCTCGTCGGGCACGAGCAGCGGATGCGCTCCCCTCAGGTTCCCGAACGGCACTGGAACTTCTCGCTGTCCGCACTCCGGCTGGAGGACGCCACAGGGCACCCGAGCGGCGTAGCCGTGCTCCTGACGGACGCCACCGCCGCGGAACGGGCGCGCCGGGAAATGGAGTTGCGGTACCAGGCATCGGTGCGGATCGGCGCCTCCCTCGACATCGAGCACACCGCCCAGGAGCTCGTGGACGTCCTCGTGCCGGCCTTCGCGGACCTGGCCTCGGTGGATCTCGCCGAGGCGGTCCTGGTGGGCGACGAGCCCCCGAAGATCGTGGGTGGCGGGGACCTCCACATGCGCCGGGTGGCGGTGGCCTCGGCGACCGGGCCGTGGCCGGCCCCGCTAGTGCAACCCGGCGAACCGAACCCGCCCTACCCGGACCACCCGGTCCTGCGGGACTACCAGCACGGCCAGGCCGTCATCGGCGGCCGGGCGGACTACATCGAGGCGTTCGGCACCCCGGAGATCCTCCGCCAGGTCATTCCCGAGCACGGTCACTCGGCCATCGCCGTCGCGCTGTTCGCGCGCGGCCTGCTGCTCGGCTCCGTCGACCTCTGGCGCACCGACCGGCGCGCGCCGTTCGACCGGCAGGACGCGGACCTGCTGACCGAGATCGCGTCCCGGGCGGCCCTGAGCGTGGACAACGCGCGCCGATACACCCGCGAGCACCGGGCCGCCGTCGCCCTCCAGCAGCGGCTGCTGCCCCCGGCCGACACCGACACGCCCGCGGCCGACACCGCGGGGATGTACCTGCCCGCCGGTGGCGGTGCCGAGGTCAGCGGCGACTGGTACGACGTGATCCCGCTGCCCTCGCTGAGGGCCGCCTTCGTCGTCGGCGACGTCATCGGCCACGGCCTGGCCGCCACGGCCACCATGGGGCGGCTGCGCGCCGCGATCCAGACCCTGGCCGACCTGGAACTCGACCCCGTCGAACTGCTCGCCCACCTGGACGACCTGGTCGCCCGGCTCGCCGCCGAGGCCGGCCCCGACGAGCAGGACGCGATCGGGGCCACCTGCCTGTACGCGCTGTACGACCCCGTCACCGGCCGCTGCGTCGTGGCCTCCGCCGGCCACCCGCCGCCGGTCGTCGTCCCGCCGGACGGCCCGCCGCGCGTTCTGGAGGAGCTCTCCCCGGGCCCTCCGCTGGGCGTCGGCGGCATGCCGTTCGAAGCCACTACGATCGATCTGGCCCCCGGAACCGTCCTCGCGCTGTACACCGACGGGCTGGTCGAGCGCGCCGACCACGATGCCGAAGCGGGCCTGCGGGACCTGAGCGACCGCCTGGCGGCGCACTGCCGCCCGGGCCGCCCGCTCGGGGAGATCGGCCACGCCGTGGTCGCCCGGGCCGGTGCACCCACCCCGCGCGATGACGTCGCCCTGCTCCTGGCCCGCACGCGCGTGCTGCCTCCGCACGCCACCGCCGCCTGGGAGTTCCCGGCAGACCCCGCCGTCATCGCCGAGGCACGCGAGGTGACACGCCGTCAACTCGACGCATGGGGATTGGGCGACCTGGCGTTCGCCACCGAACTGGTCGTCAGCGAGCTGGTCACCAACGCCGTCCGATACGCGGGCGGCCCGGTCGGGCTGCGCTTGATCCAC from Kitasatospora terrestris includes the following:
- a CDS encoding TOMM precursor leader peptide-binding protein, translating into MTTALRPAPLLGPGLPASWPWQRWADALGPGILLAARSGHDADWERAALDRARAEDRALLSLRLTAQEILIGPLWTPSTDRGCAGCAERADRARRLEPEQRFVRQRADRETSPHRPAAATREARALPPWLAATVETLLANLAARDAEPGTATAVTADGRTSRHRVARDHGCTVCGDPPPALLADTAPPPARPTAPRPTPARLPLRGPVAPFDLDPARMRASLADPRFGPITRTTRHAAGTYPITETELLAGTPAGMGRAGSFREAEAISVLEAYERTAGYPHHTPLLPGRTYRELGGPALDPATLGHHTEAQLASPHSRLRRWTPDTRLDWVWSHPLDGGAPRLVPAEIGFFRYRYDLRPYGEGSDAGRNCFLESSSGSALGSGYEEAALHALLELAERDAFLLAWHRARPLPALDPAAIRDPASRMMLRLADEHGYDVHLLVITDQLALPTVWALAVNRRRALPASFSTAGCHPDPEQAVRAALWELTQMVSGGLAWDPDEYQHTVDDPWSIQTIAEHWRRYTFPELLPRVERVLGGPTTTPAEAFPDWPHALVRAARGDVRGALDHVAGLYDAAGLRQILIVDQSTPEQTAHGMTAVKAVVPGIVPMCFGHAQQRLAGLPRLLDTLDADERDLPFDPHPFP
- a CDS encoding thiopeptide-type bacteriocin biosynthesis protein produces the protein MSAELRWHSWHLHVPTADPAVLDRVLLACVPGALRMAGPSADGTPRPWFYLRYWQRGPHLRLRIADLTENQADDVEAELARSLAEVENALPVEGRLTAAGYAELAAPLAALGEYGSSLPAGELLTPGVHRAAYEPEVERYGGPDAMAAAEQLFHVSSVVCLRACAARAGQAGRGRTLLDGLELLAAALPAWPDQEEFLHANTAGWRALLNTTPPDPAALQAKAEALLPCAPALRRLAAGESGRWSPFTRRLAVATAALAADLGPGRARQILASHLHMAHNRLGLGLATEAQLAMILLSLGVVDCTSGLPGAVART
- a CDS encoding helix-turn-helix transcriptional regulator, yielding MQPTPITAARTSTTVRAAADRFAQYESATGRRAVSATLADLLRSARTAVIWQRSPGAAALDLWDFALAWHDFDRRALFDPEALDSCRELLGGHPLAEHVRVAETGGELDRQLDAVLVVDRRVAAMLPRTPENDPPTLVIGDAVVAEAVAAAFDLVWPSARCLRPANPIDEMLESNLKREIIRRLAEGEKDEAIARSLNVSLRTCRRHIADIMSATDAVSRFQAGFRIGQDTRVVAW
- a CDS encoding ABC transporter ATP-binding protein yields the protein MSSAPGGAMSGLRLDDVAKTFGEVRAVDGISLDLKPGEVTALLGPNGAGKTTVMDLILGLQTPDRGTVTVLGGTPAEAAARGEVGAVLQDGGLLHDLTVTETLRYFASLHHDPLPLGEALDLAGLRAVARRRVGACSGGERRRLHFALALLGRPRLLVLDEPTAGLDVTGRRQFWDAVGRIPSRPTVLFATHHLDEAEQYAERVVVMAAGRIAADGTPAEIRGHAAGRVVSAHWPDADLAALRALPSVDRVEQRGPTVTVHTQDSDLVVRHLAGTAAREIEVSSSGLEEAFLALAAAVPPSPAAVPPSTRTQD
- a CDS encoding ABC transporter permease — protein: MSLPLPVGSPLRGCNRTVLALEIRRVLRNVRTVVLVIAMPTSFFLLYGLPSRASGGRPLAQVMVSMAAYGAMVGAAGCGAGIAVERALGWQRQLRLTPMRPLGQVAVKAITAMVLGLVSVAAQFALGAAFGVRLGWDEWLLAAAAAWLPSLLFAVLGLLCGLLLPSENVMQLAGPGLALLAVFGGLFIPLEVLPQVLRDLAPFTPAYGSGALARAAVSGGEVLVPVAGLATWTVLFGALAVWRLRRDIRRV
- a CDS encoding site-specific integrase, which produces MPARVQDPVPQRGRAADRGVGFTTQGKAKARLAEVYQERKHNPHGQHRIDRIQKYSPMQFREYAAEWRTSQRGLGPASVRHLDSLLEHHLLPAFASRRMGTFDHKAVDAFIMDMERNGVGLATQSNVFDKLRAILLDAHRLGIYDENPVEGVVPPQYDPKRAVIPSPEQLAALRGAGDEVLQLVADLMSGSGLRNGEALAVNVNNIVADDVYRITEQVNQTTGRYAPLKHRKAGEYRDVPLPARVRRSIEAYADTFGTVDGYLLRHPRDVARPMPTYHLQNQWQRLKPGGTVEIRSVDPGS
- a CDS encoding SpoIIE family protein phosphatase — protein: MQLPPPRGGPFGSVFDEIATAVVDRGGTVRHWSRTAEVLVGLTAAEVCGQPIGDLLVDVSAFAAPDVEEPPLPRAGWAALRQRSGGAIEVAFQAVPLPDSSLLVLACPVHSVVDWEQGAALLRALLAQDLIGIGIHGTDLAVVRTNITPQAFGGPGLPIGSRLAEVMSARDAAETEATLRQVLDSGVPLVGHEQRMRSPQVPERHWNFSLSALRLEDATGHPSGVAVLLTDATAAERARREMELRYQASVRIGASLDIEHTAQELVDVLVPAFADLASVDLAEAVLVGDEPPKIVGGGDLHMRRVAVASATGPWPAPLVQPGEPNPPYPDHPVLRDYQHGQAVIGGRADYIEAFGTPEILRQVIPEHGHSAIAVALFARGLLLGSVDLWRTDRRAPFDRQDADLLTEIASRAALSVDNARRYTREHRAAVALQQRLLPPADTDTPAADTAGMYLPAGGGAEVSGDWYDVIPLPSLRAAFVVGDVIGHGLAATATMGRLRAAIQTLADLELDPVELLAHLDDLVARLAAEAGPDEQDAIGATCLYALYDPVTGRCVVASAGHPPPVVVPPDGPPRVLEELSPGPPLGVGGMPFEATTIDLAPGTVLALYTDGLVERADHDAEAGLRDLSDRLAAHCRPGRPLGEIGHAVVARAGAPTPRDDVALLLARTRVLPPHATAAWEFPADPAVIAEAREVTRRQLDAWGLGDLAFATELVVSELVTNAVRYAGGPVGLRLIHDHVLVCEVTDPSSTQPRLRRARWADEGGRGLFIIAQLTARWGSRYDQSGKTIWTEQSLPAAGTA